A single genomic interval of Cupriavidus necator harbors:
- a CDS encoding lipoprotein gives MKSALALLVACSALLGGCVVAPYDTYGSGPQGCPPGQAKKGNCRVDPYGNESFCPPGQAKKGRC, from the coding sequence ATGAAATCCGCTCTGGCCCTTCTGGTCGCCTGCAGCGCACTGCTGGGTGGCTGCGTGGTAGCCCCTTATGACACCTACGGCAGCGGCCCCCAGGGCTGCCCGCCGGGGCAGGCAAAGAAGGGCAACTGCCGCGTCGACCCGTACGGCAACGAGTCCTTCTGCCCGCCGGGACAAGCCAAGAAAGGCCGCTGCTGA
- the serA gene encoding phosphoglycerate dehydrogenase, with translation MRKTNVTTAILLENIHQSANARLAEAGLQVERRTGALAGAELRQVLASHDVVGIRSATHLRADDIRSAPELLSIGCFCIGTSQVDLEAATTAGIPVFNAPFSNTRSVAELVVSEAVMLLRRIPEKNTLAHAGKWAKGAAGAFEARGKTIAIVGYGNIGSQVGVLAESMGMRVVYYDVLARLSHGSARAAGSLEEAVSQAEVVTLHVPATPRTRNMIDARILAACKPGAILINASRGSVVDIAALAAALREKRLGGAAIDVFPEEPKTNNDPFVSELQNMPNVLLTPHVGGSTEEAQENIGTEVAAKLAHFLATGGTIGAVNFPEVDPGPLHAPARLLNVHGNAPGALAALNTLLAQEGVNITGQHLQTRGHTGYVVTDLDRVPSDQLMQALRTHAGFARSRLILR, from the coding sequence ATGCGGAAAACAAACGTGACCACTGCGATCCTGCTCGAGAACATCCACCAGAGCGCCAATGCCCGGCTGGCTGAAGCCGGCCTGCAGGTCGAGCGCCGCACCGGCGCCCTGGCCGGTGCCGAACTGCGCCAGGTGCTGGCCAGCCACGACGTGGTCGGCATCCGCTCTGCCACCCACCTGCGCGCCGACGACATCCGCAGCGCGCCCGAGCTGCTCTCGATTGGCTGCTTCTGCATCGGCACCTCGCAGGTGGACCTGGAAGCCGCCACCACGGCCGGGATCCCGGTGTTCAACGCGCCCTTCTCCAACACCCGCTCGGTGGCCGAGCTGGTGGTGTCGGAAGCGGTGATGCTGCTGCGCCGGATTCCGGAGAAGAACACCCTGGCACACGCCGGCAAGTGGGCCAAGGGCGCCGCCGGCGCGTTCGAGGCGCGCGGCAAGACCATCGCCATCGTCGGCTACGGCAATATCGGCTCGCAGGTGGGCGTGCTGGCCGAATCGATGGGCATGCGCGTGGTCTACTACGACGTGCTGGCGCGGCTCTCGCACGGTTCCGCGCGCGCCGCGGGATCGCTGGAAGAGGCGGTGTCGCAGGCCGAAGTGGTGACCCTGCATGTGCCAGCCACGCCGCGCACGCGCAATATGATCGATGCGCGCATCCTGGCCGCCTGCAAGCCGGGCGCGATCCTGATCAATGCCTCGCGCGGCAGCGTGGTGGACATCGCCGCGCTGGCCGCGGCGCTGCGCGAGAAGCGCCTGGGCGGCGCCGCCATCGACGTGTTCCCGGAGGAGCCGAAGACCAACAACGATCCTTTCGTCAGCGAACTGCAGAACATGCCCAACGTACTGCTGACCCCGCACGTGGGCGGCAGCACCGAAGAGGCGCAGGAGAATATCGGCACCGAAGTGGCGGCCAAGCTGGCGCACTTCCTGGCCACCGGCGGCACCATCGGCGCCGTCAACTTCCCCGAGGTCGATCCCGGCCCGCTGCACGCGCCGGCGCGGCTGCTCAATGTGCACGGCAACGCGCCGGGCGCCCTGGCGGCACTGAACACGCTGCTGGCGCAGGAAGGCGTGAATATCACCGGCCAGCACCTGCAGACGCGCGGCCACACCGGCTATGTGGTCACCGACCTCGACCGCGTGCCGTCAGACCAGCTGATGCAGGCGCTGCGCACCCATGCAGGCTTTGCCCGCTCGCGGCTGATCCTGCGATAG